The genomic DNA CAGGCCTTCGTGCCCGCGCCGCTGCCGCCGCGTCCGCCCATCGACTGGACGCCGGAGTTGCGCAGCAAGTTCGACCAGGCGCTGCTGGCCCTCGGGCGACTGGACAGCGTCTCGACCCTGCTGCCGGACACCTCGCTGTTCCTCTACATGTACGTCCGTAAGGAAGCGGTACTCTCCTCCATGATCGAGGGGACGCAGTCGTCGCTCTCCGACCTGTTGTTGTTCGAGCTGGATCAGGAACCCGGCGTGCCGCTGGATGACGTGCGGGAGGTCAGCAACTATGTTGCCGCCCTCGACCATGGTCTGCGCCTGCTGGAGGAAGGGCTGCCGCTGTCGCTGCGGCTGTTCCGCGAGATTCACGGCGTGCTGCTGACCAAGGGGCGGGGCAGCAACCAGACCCCGGGCGAATTCCGGCGCAGCCAGAACTGGATCGGCGGCACTCGGCCAGGCAACGCGGCCTTCGTTCCCCCTCCGGCCGAAGAGGTACTGGAGTGCATGAGCAAGCTGGAGCTCTTCCTCCATGACCAGCCCGAGCCGACCCCGGTGCTGCTCAAGGCGGCGCTGGCCCATGTGCAGTTCGAGACGATTCACCCGTTTCTGGACGGTAATGGTCGTTTAGGGCGTCTGCTGATCGCACTGCTGTTGTGCGAGCAGAAGGTGCTGCGGGAACCGATGCTCTACCTCAGCCTCTACTTCAAGACGCACCGTCAGTATTA from Alkalidesulfovibrio alkalitolerans DSM 16529 includes the following:
- a CDS encoding Fic family protein, whose amino-acid sequence is MKRELQGRYVTISTVGEKAQAFVPAPLPPRPPIDWTPELRSKFDQALLALGRLDSVSTLLPDTSLFLYMYVRKEAVLSSMIEGTQSSLSDLLLFELDQEPGVPLDDVREVSNYVAALDHGLRLLEEGLPLSLRLFREIHGVLLTKGRGSNQTPGEFRRSQNWIGGTRPGNAAFVPPPAEEVLECMSKLELFLHDQPEPTPVLLKAALAHVQFETIHPFLDGNGRLGRLLIALLLCEQKVLREPMLYLSLYFKTHRQYYYELLNKVRVTGDWEAWLDFFAEAVIVTATQAVETAQQLLDLSNQDRDKISGLGRAAASTLQVHRALMEHPIATSGSLVEKTGITPATVNKALGHLEQLGIVKELTAQKRNRLFSYAGYIEIMSRGTELPGR